A genomic segment from Gossypium hirsutum isolate 1008001.06 chromosome D04, Gossypium_hirsutum_v2.1, whole genome shotgun sequence encodes:
- the LOC107899427 gene encoding uncharacterized protein isoform X2 → MGVPSLFSDLSPLYDHPGKADMLEQLILELAEIHGLLLMLCQFPRQMRTSVSFMTLKSLLRGRFLLERPVEEQRPPSVAVSELNQLSYNSEVKYQLIIRMCYISSTMSNLSL, encoded by the exons GGGGTTCCATCTTTATTCTCAGATCTTTCTCCTTTGTATGATCACCCTGGCAAG GCAGACATGTTGGAGCAACTTATTCTTGAGTTGGCTGAAATTCATGGGTTATTACTG ATGTTGTGTCAATTCCCAAGACAAATGAGAACTTCCGTCTCCTTTATGACACTAAAG TCACTACTCAGAGGTAGGTTCTTGCTTGAAAGACCTGTTGAAGAGCAAAGACCACCTTCAGTGGCAGTGAGTGAATTAAATCAATTAAGTTACAACTCAGAagtaaaatatcaattaattatCAGAATGTGTTATATTTCCTCAACAATGTCTAATTTGAGTTTATAG
- the LOC107899427 gene encoding uncharacterized protein isoform X4, whose amino-acid sequence MGVPSLFSDLSPLYDHPGKADMLEQLILELAEIHGLLLMLCQFPRQMRTSVSFMTLKVVFTFMPSLVMRLSHYSEVGSCLKDLLKSKDHLQWQ is encoded by the exons GGGGTTCCATCTTTATTCTCAGATCTTTCTCCTTTGTATGATCACCCTGGCAAG GCAGACATGTTGGAGCAACTTATTCTTGAGTTGGCTGAAATTCATGGGTTATTACTG ATGTTGTGTCAATTCCCAAGACAAATGAGAACTTCCGTCTCCTTTATGACACTAAAGGTCGTTTTCACCTTCATGCCATCACTGGTGATGAGACTAAG TCACTACTCAGAGGTAGGTTCTTGCTTGAAAGACCTGTTGAAGAGCAAAGACCACCTTCAGTGGCAGTGA
- the LOC107899427 gene encoding uncharacterized protein isoform X1, which produces MDLLGIALLVATLGVPSLFSDLSPLYDHPGKADMLEQLILELAEIHGLLLMLCQFPRQMRTSVSFMTLKSLLRGRFLLERPVEEQRPPSVAVSELNQLSYNSEVKYQLIIRMCYISSTMSNLSL; this is translated from the exons GGGGTTCCATCTTTATTCTCAGATCTTTCTCCTTTGTATGATCACCCTGGCAAG GCAGACATGTTGGAGCAACTTATTCTTGAGTTGGCTGAAATTCATGGGTTATTACTG ATGTTGTGTCAATTCCCAAGACAAATGAGAACTTCCGTCTCCTTTATGACACTAAAG TCACTACTCAGAGGTAGGTTCTTGCTTGAAAGACCTGTTGAAGAGCAAAGACCACCTTCAGTGGCAGTGAGTGAATTAAATCAATTAAGTTACAACTCAGAagtaaaatatcaattaattatCAGAATGTGTTATATTTCCTCAACAATGTCTAATTTGAGTTTATAG